In Niallia sp. FSL W8-0635, one genomic interval encodes:
- a CDS encoding PTS transporter subunit IIC — protein sequence MKNKEYFMERMYKASAGMSNAVLVTLGMGLLLESIGKAFGWDILIQIGGVAKVLLAPAFGAGIAYQLGGNTLVIFSAMVCSTIGGNALHATDAGMVLVSGQPISAVLAAVVATYVGKRVNGKTILDMVAIPAAAILVGGMAGVGLAAVTTPMLEWISAQITTSVQGYPLVAPMVISLVWSILLMTPASSAALAIALQMDPVSSAAALIGCTVQFVGFTAMSLRQNDLGGFLAQSIITPKVQFPNLVKNPLLIIPPFVAAVICAPIATLGFGFTATYELAGLGLNSLIAPISIMATQGLNGFLIYVAVGMILPIVITLPLYFVILRVGWVKTGDLAMRVQ from the coding sequence ATGAAAAACAAAGAGTATTTTATGGAACGAATGTATAAAGCCTCAGCAGGAATGTCTAACGCAGTACTAGTTACATTGGGAATGGGATTGCTGTTAGAATCGATCGGTAAAGCATTTGGCTGGGATATATTAATCCAAATTGGCGGAGTAGCAAAGGTATTACTAGCACCTGCATTTGGGGCAGGAATTGCCTATCAATTAGGCGGAAACACATTAGTAATTTTTAGTGCAATGGTCTGTAGCACCATTGGCGGAAATGCTCTACATGCAACAGATGCAGGAATGGTACTGGTTTCAGGCCAGCCAATCAGTGCAGTACTAGCGGCAGTTGTTGCAACATACGTTGGGAAAAGGGTGAATGGAAAAACAATCTTAGACATGGTAGCAATTCCAGCTGCAGCGATTTTAGTTGGAGGCATGGCAGGAGTTGGTTTAGCAGCAGTAACAACACCAATGTTGGAATGGATTAGTGCACAAATTACTACTTCTGTTCAAGGCTATCCACTAGTAGCGCCAATGGTTATCTCCTTAGTATGGAGCATCCTGCTTATGACTCCAGCATCATCGGCAGCTTTAGCAATCGCGTTACAAATGGATCCCGTTTCAAGCGCAGCAGCGTTAATCGGTTGTACTGTACAATTTGTCGGATTTACAGCAATGTCTCTTCGTCAAAATGATTTAGGAGGATTTCTTGCACAATCAATCATTACACCAAAAGTACAGTTTCCGAATCTTGTGAAAAATCCATTGTTAATCATTCCGCCTTTTGTAGCAGCAGTCATTTGTGCACCAATTGCTACATTAGGATTTGGGTTTACAGCAACGTATGAATTAGCTGGATTAGGATTGAATTCCTTAATTGCACCAATTAGCATTATGGCAACACAAGGATTGAATGGATTTCTAATCTATGTGGCAGTTGGTATGATACTTCCAATTGTTATTACACTACCTTTGTATTTTGTCATTCTTCGTGTAGGCTGGGTAAAAACAGGAGATTTGGCGATGAGAGTGCAGTAA
- a CDS encoding MFS transporter, translated as MKKEISNRKILGIAGLGWMFDAMDVGMLSFIITALQADWGLTGKEMGWIGSMNSIGMAVGALIFGLMADRIGRKHVFMITLLLFSIGSGLSAFTSSLTIFLILRFFIGMGLGGELPVASTLVSESVPKEKRGRVVVLLESFWAFGWLLAAVISYFVIPKYGWQAALLISVLPAFYAIYLRLHLPDSPKFLKVEKEKKLTVKESMQAVWTKENRKQTATLWVLWFCVVFSYYGMFLWLPSVMVSQGFSMIKSFEYVLIMTLAQLPGYAVAAYLIEKAGRKFVLVLFLVGTAGSAFMFGLADSTAMLLTAGILLSFFNLGAWGALYAYTPEQYSTKVRGTGAGMAAAVGRVGGILGPLLVPYLTAQNVSIPSIFTIFCIAVLIGAAVVLFFGKETKNTEII; from the coding sequence ATGAAAAAAGAAATATCAAATAGAAAAATTCTTGGTATTGCAGGACTTGGGTGGATGTTCGATGCGATGGACGTCGGGATGCTTTCTTTTATTATTACTGCACTCCAAGCAGATTGGGGATTAACAGGAAAAGAAATGGGCTGGATAGGCAGCATGAATTCCATTGGAATGGCAGTCGGAGCGCTTATTTTTGGGTTAATGGCAGATAGAATTGGTAGAAAGCATGTTTTCATGATTACTCTATTATTATTTTCTATTGGTAGTGGATTGTCTGCCTTCACTAGTTCTTTAACAATCTTTTTAATTCTGCGTTTCTTTATTGGGATGGGACTCGGCGGAGAGTTACCGGTAGCATCTACACTTGTTTCAGAGAGTGTTCCAAAGGAAAAACGTGGAAGAGTTGTAGTGCTACTTGAAAGCTTTTGGGCTTTTGGCTGGTTACTAGCAGCAGTAATTTCTTATTTTGTTATTCCAAAGTATGGATGGCAAGCAGCCTTATTAATTAGCGTACTTCCCGCATTTTATGCAATCTATTTACGATTGCATTTGCCAGATTCACCGAAGTTTTTAAAAGTAGAAAAGGAAAAGAAATTAACGGTTAAGGAAAGCATGCAAGCGGTTTGGACAAAGGAAAACCGAAAGCAAACGGCAACATTATGGGTTTTATGGTTTTGTGTAGTGTTCTCTTATTATGGAATGTTTTTATGGCTTCCAAGTGTAATGGTTTCACAAGGATTTAGTATGATTAAGAGCTTTGAATACGTATTAATTATGACATTGGCACAATTGCCAGGCTATGCAGTTGCGGCCTATCTAATTGAAAAAGCAGGAAGAAAATTTGTCTTAGTATTATTTTTAGTTGGCACAGCAGGAAGTGCGTTTATGTTTGGGCTAGCTGATAGTACAGCAATGCTACTTACAGCAGGAATTCTTTTATCCTTCTTCAATTTAGGGGCATGGGGAGCTCTTTATGCTTATACACCGGAACAATATTCTACGAAAGTGCGTGGAACAGGTGCAGGAATGGCCGCAGCTGTGGGAAGGGTTGGAGGAATCCTCGGACCATTATTAGTCCCTTACTTAACAGCACAAAATGTATCCATTCCATCTATCTTTACTATTTTTTGTATTGCTGTGTTAATTGGAGCTGCAGTAGTACTTTTCTTTGGAAAAGAAACGAAGAATACGGAAATTATCTAA